One bacterium genomic window, AGGATCAGCTCGAGGAATTTCTTCGGAATGCCGTTCTTCTCCGCCAGGTCCCGGATCTGGAACGTGGTCCCCTCCGGGAAACGGGCGGCGTAGATCAGCGCGCGCAACGCGTATTCGGTCTTTTTGGAAAGGTGCATGCTCCCTCCGGGGCGAACTGGAACCTATATACCCCATCAAAGATATAGGATATAGGGGGAGATCATCGGATTCAACCCCGATCCATTCCCCGGTTCGGCTAGGCCTGTCCCGGTTCCACCAGCTTCCGGACGACGGCGCGACGCTCCCCGGTGATCGCGTACACGATCAGCTCCTTGCCGCTGAATCGGACGCCGGCCGCCAGAGGGCGTCCATCGGCATCGCCCACAGGTCCCTGCCGAAGGGAATGGCCTCGGTACCGGTGTACAGCACAACCCCTCGGACAAACCGGTCACCGGCGACCTCCGCAAGATGCCGGAGTCCCGCGAAATCTCCGGCACCAAGACGACGGCGGGTCTTGACCTCCACCCCGGCGATCCGGCCCGCCGCATCCTCCAGCACCAGGTCCACTTCCTGCCCGGACTGCGTCCGGTAGTGGAAGAGACGCGGCAGGGACCGACCGCTCCAGGAGCACTGCTTGACCAGCTCCATGGCGACGTAATTTTCAAACAGCGGCCCGCGTCTCGGGTCGTCCGGCCGCTCTTCGCCGACGCCGAGCAAATGAGCCATCAAACCGCTGTCCGTGAGCACCAGCTTGGCCGCCTTGACCAGCCGCTTGCCCGGATTCCCCGACCAGGCGGGGATGTGCCGGATGAGGTAGGTCGCCTCCAGAAGCACCAGGTAGCGCTTGAGCGTGCTTTGCGGGATGCCGGCGGTGCGGGACATTTCCGCATGGTTGACCGTAGCCGTGGCGCGCGTCGCCAGCAGCGCCAACAGCCGTGGCAGGGCGGTCAGCCCCTCGATATTTGCCAGGTCGCGGACATCGCGCTGGAGAAGGGTCGTCAGGTAGGAGGCGAACCACGCCCGTCGCCGCGTCGCCGCGGTTCGGCTCACAGCCTCGGGATACCCGCCGCGGAGGATGCCGGAATAAAGCCCGTCCCGCCCACCATCGTCCGGCGCATAGGACGGCAGGACGGGAGCGAACAGTCCATCGACGAAGGCCTCTTTGACTCCGGCCAACTCCCCCCGGGAAAAGGGCCAGAGGGTCAATATCTCCATTCTCCCGGCCAGCGATTCGGACAGGGCGGGCAGGAGAAGGACGTTGGCCGAGCCGGTCAGAAGAAACCGGCCCGGGTGCCGGTTCCGATCGACTTCCGCCTTGATGGCGACAAACAGTTCCGGAGCGCGCTGCGCTTCGTCGATGACGACCGGACCGGACTGGCCGGCAAGAAAGCCCGCGGGGTCGTGCCGTACCGCGGCCAGGACC contains:
- a CDS encoding ATP-binding protein; translation: MIHRNLTDNLRAALADSPVVLLNGARQTGKSTLVQALLRSGHRAHYITLDDVSVLAAVRHDPAGFLAGQSGPVVIDEAQRAPELFVAIKAEVDRNRHPGRFLLTGSANVLLLPALSESLAGRMEILTLWPFSRGELAGVKEAFVDGLFAPVLPSYAPDDGGRDGLYSGILRGGYPEAVSRTAATRRRAWFASYLTTLLQRDVRDLANIEGLTALPRLLALLATRATATVNHAEMSRTAGIPQSTLKRYLVLLEATYLIRHIPAWSGNPGKRLVKAAKLVLTDSGLMAHLLGVGEERPDDPRRGPLFENYVAMELVKQCSWSGRSLPRLFHYRTQSGQEVDLVLEDAAGRIAGVEVKTRRRLGAGDFAGLRHLAEVAGDRFVRGVVLYTGTEAIPFGRDLWAMPMDALWRPASDSAARS